One window of bacterium genomic DNA carries:
- a CDS encoding PAS domain S-box protein translates to MGETHSSPPLSDAGAELSSILDSIPAPLFLTTRDGRYAWVNAAFREDYGQAFGASAEGLLGKTVRETAQSPEIGVEALAADERVLTTGAPHSYVTSYVFPDGTLHRLLMRKAPYRPPGSTEITGVVTVVLDVTELDEAQQALADSEHQYRDLVENTSALIVRLDREGRITFCNSSTESFFGYPMAELIGEEGLGLFVPSARRGERSLAEAIAAIREDPEPYRQVEGEHETQDGRHVWVSWMVTPLYDSRGEFAGVQAVGHDITDRRRTDERLRILEAAVESAPDAIGVCDLEGRMIWVNQAYLRFWRLSSPEEVIGHSVMEFIPLSVAGRILEAVRAGGWEGSGQTQRRDGTDLVLHVAATVVQDETGRPLCMVAALKDITRRTRAEKELARFKTISDTASYGNVIVDGTTRIRYCNEAFARMHQYAVSELLGQPIRIVQSEQQLPYIRRMVEELRRQGKVAAREVFSQRQDGSCFPGLLSISRIPGAGADGPLWAASIVDISDLHEIMAQLAEQKERLAVTLRSIADAVIATDAEARVSLMNPVAEALTGWREDQAWGRPVAEVLETTVTEGPQPPCLIQSVLRTGAAAEADPRLVLVARTGAERRVAGAAAPMHDTAGQLHGVVVAFRDITEQEHMRQEAYQAHRLESLGVLAGGIAHDFNNLLTSILGGINLGRIEPSLPPEALAGLQTAEKAALHARYLSQQLLTFSRGGEPVKRPLWLEEVVRGSTDMTLSGTRCTAEIALPEDLWPVDGDPAQLTQGLSNILLNAVQAMPAGGIVRLEAQNVALGPGEHGSLAPGRYVRLSVTDQGPGIDPEVLPRIFDPYFTTKPSGSGLGLTIAYSVVSRHQGHLAITGRPGEGATVTIHLPASNGVPEPAECPPQHAVTGTGRILVMDDDPYVRKVVGPMLRHLGYEADIVANAEAAVARVVAAIAEGRPHLAGILDLTIKGGEGGAEVLQRLRELSPDFRALACSGYHDDPVMAHFADCGFDGVLTKPYQVRELGLAMSALLGQGDPPDTTAG, encoded by the coding sequence ATGGGTGAGACGCACAGTTCCCCGCCGCTCAGCGACGCGGGGGCCGAGCTGAGCAGTATCCTGGATAGCATTCCGGCTCCCCTGTTCCTCACGACCCGGGACGGTCGTTACGCCTGGGTCAACGCCGCCTTCCGCGAGGACTACGGGCAGGCCTTCGGCGCCTCAGCCGAGGGTCTGCTCGGCAAGACGGTGCGGGAGACGGCGCAGAGCCCGGAGATCGGGGTCGAGGCCCTGGCCGCCGACGAGCGGGTCCTCACCACCGGCGCTCCCCACTCGTATGTGACCTCGTACGTGTTCCCCGATGGCACACTCCACCGTCTCCTGATGCGCAAGGCGCCCTATCGCCCGCCCGGCAGTACCGAGATCACCGGCGTTGTGACCGTGGTCCTGGACGTCACCGAGCTAGACGAGGCCCAGCAGGCACTGGCGGACAGTGAGCACCAGTACCGCGACCTGGTCGAGAACACCAGCGCCCTCATCGTGCGGCTGGATCGCGAGGGCCGCATCACTTTCTGCAACAGCTCCACCGAGAGCTTCTTCGGGTACCCCATGGCCGAGCTGATCGGCGAGGAAGGCCTGGGTCTGTTCGTGCCCTCCGCCAGGCGCGGGGAACGCAGTCTGGCCGAGGCCATCGCGGCCATCCGCGAGGACCCCGAGCCCTACCGACAGGTCGAGGGCGAGCACGAGACACAGGACGGTCGGCACGTCTGGGTCTCGTGGATGGTCACCCCCCTGTATGACAGCCGCGGTGAGTTTGCCGGGGTGCAGGCGGTGGGGCACGACATCACCGACCGGCGCCGGACCGACGAACGCCTGCGCATCCTCGAAGCAGCCGTGGAGAGCGCGCCGGATGCCATCGGCGTCTGCGACCTGGAGGGCCGCATGATCTGGGTCAATCAGGCCTACCTGAGGTTCTGGCGTCTCTCCTCGCCGGAGGAGGTCATCGGGCACAGCGTCATGGAGTTCATCCCGCTCTCGGTGGCCGGCCGGATCCTGGAGGCGGTGCGGGCCGGGGGCTGGGAAGGCTCGGGGCAGACGCAACGCCGCGACGGCACCGACCTGGTGCTCCACGTCGCTGCCACCGTGGTCCAGGATGAGACCGGGCGTCCGCTGTGCATGGTCGCTGCGCTCAAGGACATCACCCGACGCACGCGGGCCGAGAAGGAACTGGCACGGTTCAAAACGATCAGTGACACCGCCAGCTATGGCAATGTCATCGTGGACGGCACCACCAGGATCCGCTACTGCAACGAGGCCTTCGCGCGGATGCACCAGTATGCGGTGTCCGAACTGCTCGGGCAGCCGATCCGCATCGTGCAGAGCGAGCAGCAGTTGCCCTACATCCGCCGAATGGTCGAGGAACTGCGCAGACAGGGGAAGGTGGCCGCCCGGGAGGTGTTCAGCCAACGCCAGGACGGCTCCTGCTTCCCCGGGCTGCTCAGCATCAGCCGCATCCCGGGCGCCGGCGCTGACGGCCCCCTCTGGGCTGCCAGCATCGTGGACATCAGCGACCTCCACGAGATCATGGCCCAACTGGCCGAGCAGAAGGAACGCCTGGCAGTGACTCTCCGCAGCATTGCTGACGCCGTGATCGCCACCGATGCCGAGGCGCGGGTCTCGCTGATGAACCCGGTCGCCGAGGCGCTGACCGGGTGGCGCGAGGACCAGGCCTGGGGGCGACCCGTCGCGGAGGTCCTCGAGACCACCGTGACGGAGGGCCCACAGCCGCCGTGCCTCATCCAGTCGGTGCTGCGGACCGGCGCCGCTGCGGAGGCTGATCCGCGGCTGGTGCTGGTGGCGCGCACCGGCGCCGAGCGGCGCGTCGCGGGGGCGGCCGCACCCATGCACGATACCGCGGGGCAGCTTCACGGCGTGGTGGTTGCCTTCCGCGACATCACTGAGCAGGAGCACATGCGCCAGGAGGCCTACCAGGCCCACAGGCTGGAATCGCTCGGGGTGCTCGCCGGCGGGATCGCGCACGACTTCAACAACCTGCTGACCTCCATCCTCGGTGGGATCAACCTCGGGCGGATCGAGCCCTCCCTGCCGCCCGAGGCCCTGGCCGGCCTGCAGACCGCCGAAAAGGCGGCCCTGCATGCCCGCTACCTGAGCCAGCAGCTCCTGACCTTCAGCCGCGGTGGCGAGCCCGTGAAGCGCCCCCTGTGGCTTGAGGAGGTCGTTCGCGGCAGCACCGACATGACTCTCAGCGGCACCCGCTGCACGGCCGAGATCGCCCTGCCTGAAGACCTGTGGCCGGTAGACGGGGACCCCGCGCAGTTGACCCAGGGGCTGAGCAACATCCTCCTCAACGCCGTGCAGGCCATGCCCGCAGGGGGCATCGTGCGTCTGGAGGCCCAGAACGTGGCGCTGGGGCCCGGGGAGCACGGCAGCCTGGCGCCGGGGCGGTACGTGCGTCTCTCCGTGACCGACCAGGGACCCGGGATTGACCCGGAAGTCCTGCCGCGCATCTTCGACCCCTACTTCACTACCAAGCCCTCGGGCAGCGGACTGGGGCTGACGATCGCCTACTCGGTCGTTAGCCGCCACCAGGGGCACCTGGCCATCACCGGGCGGCCGGGCGAGGGAGCGACGGTCACGATCCACCTGCCGGCCAGCAACGGAGTACCCGAGCCCGCGGAGTGCCCCCCGCAGCACGCGGTGACCGGAACGGGGCGCATCCTGGTCATGGATGACGACCCGTATGTGCGCAAGGTGGTGGGGCCGATGCTGCGGCATCTGGGCTACGAGGCCGACATTGTGGCCAATGCCGAAGCGGCTGTGGCCCGGGTGGTGGCGGCCATCGCCGAGGGGCGCCCGCACCTGGCGGGCATTCTTGATCTGACGATCAAGGGCGGCGAGGGCGGGGCCGAGGTGCTGCAGCGGCTGCGCGAGCTGAGCCCCGACTTCCGGGCCCTGGCCTGCAGCGGCTACCACGATGACCCGGTGATGGCGCACTTCGCTGACTGTGGGTTCGACGGCGTTCTCACCAAACCGTACCAGGTGCGGGAGTTGGGCCTGGCCATGTCCGCGTTGCTGGGCCAGGGCGACCCTCCCGACACCACCGCCGGCTGA
- a CDS encoding YihY/virulence factor BrkB family protein: MPSAPNASRHDGWYYSQLWWRVLKISYLRYLSSGTPFMAAAIAFYCLICLAPVGILLAALLQHIVHSAMIDPESYRALSTFVHEQAGSAADQIMALIDQMISQPQVLGASGTLVARLVSVGALVWAGLRLFDIVQASLAFIWPGRPLRVYLMRKLISLVMLIASGLLFVLLVVLLSLRGAALHWMRHLPQLDVQVPLPHGLVTFAIGVGLSAVAYFLLYKFMPGRRVAAQAALVGAVFAALIWQAISPIFTRFIVVPLFGNLGWVIIFGLWAFMGAQVMLAGGQLAAAYEHVFISRRPRGEDDLLIDASRRRIHTYLGDRDAEAEKIIEELGLDRTAPACEFSPEGHELINGIVLAGGRIPTSFAENVGTDIKGLIPIGGHAAVEYVVAAMRQAPGIQKIVLVGDKAAFVHHPVAEHLDGIIDEGPDIWHNLMRALRYLQGDRRVLLSTADTPLLTGEALCAFLKACDPEADLCYPVTRRQPTRSVFGRRLWVFLPLREGWITHTCNILFDPRLVLKNQDFVERFLSNRKDLWGAAGTIGIAFMFRFFLGWYFPFLRYHIGDIAHQIEAITGARKCQGIVLDYPEIALDIDKPSDVEEIEAFMERERGLGKWRPSLEPPPEA, encoded by the coding sequence ATGCCTTCGGCCCCGAATGCATCGCGTCATGACGGCTGGTACTACTCCCAGCTCTGGTGGCGCGTGCTGAAGATCTCCTATCTGCGCTATCTGTCCAGTGGCACGCCGTTCATGGCGGCGGCCATCGCGTTCTACTGCCTGATCTGCCTGGCGCCGGTGGGCATCCTGCTGGCGGCGCTGCTGCAGCACATCGTGCACAGCGCCATGATTGACCCGGAGTCGTACCGGGCGCTGTCCACTTTCGTCCACGAGCAGGCGGGCAGCGCCGCCGACCAGATCATGGCGCTGATTGACCAGATGATCTCCCAGCCCCAGGTCCTGGGGGCCAGCGGGACGCTCGTGGCGCGGCTGGTCAGCGTCGGCGCGCTGGTCTGGGCGGGGTTGCGCCTGTTCGACATCGTGCAGGCCAGTCTGGCCTTCATCTGGCCGGGGCGGCCGCTGCGCGTCTACCTCATGCGCAAGCTGATCTCGCTGGTCATGCTGATCGCCTCGGGACTGCTGTTCGTGCTGCTGGTGGTGTTGCTGAGCCTGCGCGGCGCGGCCCTGCACTGGATGCGGCACCTGCCGCAACTGGACGTGCAGGTGCCCCTCCCCCATGGCCTGGTCACTTTCGCCATCGGGGTGGGGCTGTCGGCGGTCGCCTATTTCCTGTTGTACAAGTTCATGCCGGGGCGGCGGGTCGCGGCCCAGGCGGCGCTGGTGGGCGCCGTCTTCGCAGCCCTGATCTGGCAGGCCATCTCCCCCATCTTCACACGCTTCATCGTCGTGCCACTGTTCGGCAACCTGGGCTGGGTCATCATCTTCGGCCTGTGGGCGTTCATGGGGGCGCAGGTCATGCTCGCCGGCGGCCAGCTGGCCGCGGCCTATGAGCACGTGTTCATCTCGCGGCGGCCCCGCGGCGAGGATGACCTGCTCATTGACGCCTCGCGGCGGCGCATCCACACCTACCTGGGCGACCGTGACGCTGAGGCCGAGAAGATCATCGAGGAGTTGGGCCTGGACCGCACGGCCCCGGCCTGTGAGTTCAGCCCGGAGGGCCATGAGCTGATCAACGGCATCGTTCTGGCCGGGGGGCGCATTCCGACGTCATTCGCCGAGAACGTCGGGACCGACATCAAGGGGCTCATCCCCATCGGCGGTCACGCGGCGGTCGAATACGTCGTGGCGGCGATGCGGCAGGCGCCGGGGATCCAGAAGATCGTGCTCGTCGGGGACAAGGCCGCCTTCGTCCACCACCCGGTCGCCGAGCATCTGGACGGGATCATTGATGAGGGACCGGACATCTGGCACAACCTGATGCGAGCCCTCCGCTACCTGCAGGGCGACCGGCGGGTGCTGCTGTCCACCGCCGATACGCCCCTGCTGACCGGCGAGGCGTTGTGCGCGTTCCTGAAGGCATGTGACCCCGAGGCCGATTTGTGCTATCCTGTGACGCGACGCCAGCCCACCCGGAGCGTCTTCGGGCGTCGGCTGTGGGTGTTCCTGCCGCTACGCGAGGGCTGGATCACGCACACCTGCAATATCCTGTTCGATCCGCGGTTGGTGCTCAAGAACCAGGACTTCGTGGAGCGGTTCCTCAGCAACCGCAAGGACCTGTGGGGCGCGGCCGGGACCATCGGGATCGCGTTCATGTTCCGCTTCTTCCTGGGCTGGTATTTCCCGTTCTTGCGCTACCACATCGGCGACATCGCCCACCAAATCGAGGCGATCACCGGCGCCCGCAAGTGCCAGGGCATTGTTCTGGACTACCCCGAGATCGCGCTGGACATTGACAAGCCCAGCGATGTCGAGGAGATTGAGGCGTTCATGGAGCGGGAGCGGGGCCTGGGGAAGTGGCGCCCCTCGCTGGAGCCGCCGCCCGAAGCGTAG
- a CDS encoding GyrI-like domain-containing protein, translating into MPKLDARKLFKDAYTATAAPKLVQTPPLAASMVDGQGDPNTAPEFQAAVEMLYTLSYTLKFEQKKAEPEQDYAVMPLEGLWWAEDLEDFLSLNKANWLWTVLIVQPPRLNQDEFAALCERAAAKKDLPFERVRLAELDEGLCAQVMHVGPFAEEGPVIQRLHDFIAAQGHAPVGKHHEIYLSDPRRVPEEKWKTILRQPCR; encoded by the coding sequence ATGCCCAAGCTGGACGCGCGCAAGCTCTTCAAGGACGCCTACACAGCCACTGCGGCCCCGAAGCTGGTGCAGACGCCGCCCCTGGCGGCCTCCATGGTGGACGGCCAGGGCGACCCGAACACCGCCCCAGAGTTCCAGGCCGCCGTGGAGATGCTCTACACCCTCTCGTACACCCTCAAGTTCGAGCAGAAGAAGGCCGAACCGGAGCAGGACTACGCCGTCATGCCCCTGGAAGGCCTGTGGTGGGCCGAAGACCTCGAGGACTTCCTGAGCCTGAACAAGGCGAACTGGCTCTGGACGGTCCTGATCGTGCAACCTCCGCGCCTGAACCAGGATGAGTTCGCGGCGCTCTGTGAGCGCGCCGCCGCGAAGAAGGACCTGCCCTTCGAGCGGGTGCGTCTGGCCGAGCTCGACGAGGGCCTCTGCGCGCAGGTCATGCACGTGGGGCCCTTCGCCGAGGAGGGGCCGGTCATCCAGCGGCTCCATGACTTCATTGCCGCCCAGGGCCATGCACCGGTCGGCAAGCACCACGAGATCTACCTGAGCGACCCGCGCCGGGTGCCGGAGGAGAAGTGGAAGACGATCCTCCGGCAGCCCTGCCGCTGA